From Natrinema sp. CBA1119:
TCTACTGATCTCGCTCGGAATGGGCATCTCAGTCGCCGGAAGCGTTCTCGTCGCCCAGTATACGGGTGCTGGCGAGGAGACGGAAGCCGAATACGCCGCGTCACAGACGATGACATTCGCCGGCATCGCGTCGGTCATCCTCGGCGTCGTCGGCTATCTCTTCGTCGGAGACTTCCTCGGATTCATGGGCGCGTCTCCCGACGTGCTCCCGATGGCCTCGAGTTACATGGAAGTCATCTCGCTGGGTCTTCTGTTCATGTTCGGGTTCGCCGTGTTCGTCGCGCTCATGCGAGGCTACGGAGACACGATCACACCGATGCTGGTCATGTTCGGCTCGGTGGTTCTCAACATCATCATCGACCCGTTCCTGATCTTCGGGTGGACGGTCGTCGAGAACGCACCGCTCGTGGGCACCATTGCCTTCCCCGAACTTGGAATCGAAGGCGCCGCGATCGCGACGGTGTTCTCTCGTGCGCTGGCGCTGGTCGTCGGCCTCGCGATCATGTTTCGCGGGGAGCGTGGCGTCCAGATCAATCTCCGAGACATGGTGCCCGATTTCACCTATCTCCGCCGCCTCGCCCGAATCGGCGTCCCCGCCTCGATCGAGGGGACGGGACGAGCCGTGTCGATGAACCTGCTGTTGTTCATCGTCGCGTTCTTCCCCGATACAGTCGTCGCCGCGTACGGGATCGGCACGCGCGTCTTCTCGGTCGTCTTCCTGCCCGCGATCGCGGTCGCCCGCGGTGTCGAGACGATGACCGGACAGAACATCGGTGCGGACAAGCCAGATCGAGCCGAGCAGGCGACGGCGCTCGCAGCGAAGGCCCTCTTCGGTATCCTCACGGGTGCGGGAGTTCTCATCTGGTTCGGTGCGGCACCTATCGCCGACCTGTTCACGACGGATCCCGAAGTGGTCGAAATCTCCACGGAGTTTCTGCGCTACGTCGCGCTGACGTTCGGGTTCATCGGAATTATGCGGGCGTACACGGGTAGTTTCCGCGGTGCCGGGAAGACGCTCACTGCAGCAGCGATCTCCGTGCTGATGCTCGGGTTCATCCGCTTCCCGATCGCGTGGGTTTTCGCCAGTTCGATCGGCGAATCGGGCATCTGGCTCTCGTTTGCCGCCTCTAACGTCGCCGGTGCGGCCATCGCGTACGCGTGGTATCAGCGCGGGACCTGGCGAGCGGGAGATCTGACCGAATCGGACGTCGGCATCGATGAGACCAGTGTCGAGGTCCCGACAACGGACGACTAACGACGATGGCTCACAACCTCTCACTCACTGACCGACGGACCGAAATCGACACCCGACTCGAGCGGGCGCTCGACGGGACAGAGAGCGGTCGGTTAGCTCCCGCCTCGACGGCAGTTCTGGAGCGTGATACTCGGTGGTACGGGCAACTGGTAGCCCTCTCTCACAACTCTCTGGCGACGACGGCGGATCGAGCGGTAGCGGTTCCCGCAGCGACAGCGATCGAACTGCTTCGCGGATACCTTCGGCTTCGCGAGGAACTGATACGCCAACTCGACAACGAGGCCATTGATTCGTTGCAGCGGGAGGTGACGCCCGCATTGCTGGCCTCGGACTACCTCTATACGTCGGCGTATTCCACGCTCGGAACCCTTCCCGCGGATTGCATCGCGGAGTGCGTCGAAGAACTCACGACCGTCTCGGAGTCGATCATCGAGGCGTTGGGAAGCGACTGTCTGCAGTCACCACCGTCGCCGGCCGAGTACTGCTCGGCTATCGATAACACTGCCGGCGCGCTCGGTCGAGGGGCTGCCGTCATCGGTGCAACGCTGGCGGGTATCGACGGCCCAGACGGCGACCACTTTGCGACACTGGGGCGTGGATTCGGCACGGTCTGGAAGATACAGGATATCCTCGCTTCTGATGGTCTCTCTGTCCGGACGGGGACAACACTCACTGAACGCCGACTCCGCCAGCACGCGAACCGACGCCTCCGAGAAACGGACCGCGCGCTTCGACAGCTTTCGTCCGCTGTCGACGTCCCCTCCTTGCGAGCGTTCGGTGCGGAAACTGTGTCGGAGAGTATAGCAGGTCGCAGCAGCGACGAATCGTAGCAACAGCGACTGATCACAGCGGCCAGTATGAGTGAGTGGTCGCAACGAAGCAGCGCCGCGTGATACGGTCTCCCTCGAGTCGGCACCAGCGAAATACGACGCCTCTCGTTTGTGCCTGGTCGTGCTTCTCACTCTCGAACGCCGCGTCTGGAACTCTCCGTCCGCTGCAAACTGGTGTGTTCACGGTGCGCAAAATTGAATCCACCTCGCTCCGACGAACAGTCGTTATCGCCCGATACTCGTACTACCGCGAACAGCGACTACCGGGTCGGTTACTGCAGGCTCGGATTCGAGCCGGTGGTCGAACCGACGGTGCCCTGATCGAACGTCGTCCCGGTGATCGATTTCAGCCGGTCGACCAGCGAGTCCTTTTTCGGTTCGCCCATGAGGGCGACGTCGAGGACCTCACTGATGTTCGAACAGGGGATGATCTCGATCATCTCCTCGTACTCGTCCTCGATCATCACGTCCTGCTCGTTCGCTTCGGGGATGATGACCGTGGTGCAGCCGGCCTTCGCGGCGGCCTCGATTTTGTGGGTGACCCCGCCAACTGGCAGTACGTCGCCGCGCACGGAGAGCGAACCGGTCATCGCGATCGACTGGTCGACCGGGATGTCCTCGAGTGCGCTAATGACGGCGGCCGCAACCGTAATCGAGGCGGAGTCGCCGTCGACACCGCCTTCGCCGGCCTGAACGAACTGGATGTGGACGTCCTTCTCCGAGAGATCGACGTCGGAGAACTTCTTGATGATCGCGGAGACGTTCTGGACCGACTCCTCGGCCATCTCTTGCAGTTTGCCGGTCGCGATCACCTGACCGCCGCCCTGTGCGGGCGCGATCTCGGCCATCACG
This genomic window contains:
- a CDS encoding polyprenyl synthetase, whose product is MAHNLSLTDRRTEIDTRLERALDGTESGRLAPASTAVLERDTRWYGQLVALSHNSLATTADRAVAVPAATAIELLRGYLRLREELIRQLDNEAIDSLQREVTPALLASDYLYTSAYSTLGTLPADCIAECVEELTTVSESIIEALGSDCLQSPPSPAEYCSAIDNTAGALGRGAAVIGATLAGIDGPDGDHFATLGRGFGTVWKIQDILASDGLSVRTGTTLTERRLRQHANRRLRETDRALRQLSSAVDVPSLRAFGAETVSESIAGRSSDES
- a CDS encoding MATE family efflux transporter, giving the protein MTGIRRRISSLFKGREEFDLTSGGIGKPLFFLSMPIVVTNLFQTAYNLADTFWLGQYSTDALAAISFAFPMVFLLISLGMGISVAGSVLVAQYTGAGEETEAEYAASQTMTFAGIASVILGVVGYLFVGDFLGFMGASPDVLPMASSYMEVISLGLLFMFGFAVFVALMRGYGDTITPMLVMFGSVVLNIIIDPFLIFGWTVVENAPLVGTIAFPELGIEGAAIATVFSRALALVVGLAIMFRGERGVQINLRDMVPDFTYLRRLARIGVPASIEGTGRAVSMNLLLFIVAFFPDTVVAAYGIGTRVFSVVFLPAIAVARGVETMTGQNIGADKPDRAEQATALAAKALFGILTGAGVLIWFGAAPIADLFTTDPEVVEISTEFLRYVALTFGFIGIMRAYTGSFRGAGKTLTAAAISVLMLGFIRFPIAWVFASSIGESGIWLSFAASNVAGAAIAYAWYQRGTWRAGDLTESDVGIDETSVEVPTTDD